A single window of Rhodococcus jostii RHA1 DNA harbors:
- a CDS encoding cytosine permease, with amino-acid sequence MWTALGAFVPSVLFTALGALAGTGLDMADPQIALETILPAWFTPIFLLAVIVGTIANNAMTAYSSGLALQSVGLRLRRSRSVLLDGSMGVAMTLYALLVSNFLDTVSNMMQLVVTVMGPVKAVYVADVLWRRNRYDGLGLGDETSSSPYWYSGGLTSSRP; translated from the coding sequence GTGTGGACGGCGCTCGGCGCATTCGTCCCCAGCGTGCTGTTCACCGCGCTCGGCGCACTCGCCGGCACCGGACTCGACATGGCCGACCCGCAGATCGCGCTCGAAACCATCCTCCCGGCATGGTTCACGCCGATCTTCCTGCTCGCCGTCATCGTCGGCACCATCGCCAACAACGCGATGACCGCCTACAGCTCCGGGCTCGCCCTGCAATCGGTCGGCCTGCGCCTGCGCCGCTCGCGCAGCGTCCTCCTCGACGGCTCGATGGGCGTCGCCATGACGCTGTACGCCCTGCTCGTCTCCAACTTCCTCGACACCGTCAGCAACATGATGCAGCTCGTCGTGACCGTGATGGGTCCCGTGAAGGCCGTCTACGTCGCCGACGTCCTGTGGCGCCGCAACCGCTACGACGGCCTCGGGCTCGGCGACGAAACCAGCAGCAGCCCCTACTGGTACAGCGGTGGGTTGACGTCCTCTCGGCCGTGA